From Lawsonia intracellularis PHE/MN1-00, the proteins below share one genomic window:
- a CDS encoding ABC transporter ATP-binding protein: MNTTNEPLITVKNLTIAYDDYIVQKNLTFTINKQDIFIIMGPSGCGKSSLLRALVGLHRPSVGNVYYNNVDFWALTEEKRLEQLHNIGLLFQSGALWTSMTLAENIALPLERYTKLSIAEIQEQVSLKLSLVGLSGFENYYPSELSGGMKKRAGLARALAIDPKIVFFDEPSAGLDPISAGMLDELIVELTSNLTMTVIIVTHDLDTILSIGTNSIFLDTATHTILAQGDPKQLKENTHQPEVIRFLTRGKQPTQYTLGSPL, translated from the coding sequence ATGAATACTACAAATGAACCACTCATTACAGTCAAAAACCTTACTATTGCATATGATGACTATATTGTTCAAAAAAATCTTACTTTCACAATAAACAAACAAGATATTTTTATTATTATGGGACCAAGTGGTTGTGGAAAAAGCTCTTTATTACGGGCTTTAGTAGGACTTCATAGACCATCAGTAGGTAATGTATACTATAATAACGTAGACTTTTGGGCATTAACAGAAGAAAAAAGACTTGAACAACTTCATAATATTGGACTTCTTTTTCAAAGTGGTGCCCTGTGGACATCTATGACTCTTGCAGAAAATATTGCTCTCCCATTAGAACGTTATACCAAACTGTCTATAGCAGAAATTCAGGAACAAGTATCTTTAAAACTTTCTTTAGTAGGTCTATCTGGGTTTGAAAACTACTATCCATCTGAACTCAGTGGTGGAATGAAAAAACGTGCAGGACTTGCAAGAGCACTAGCTATAGACCCAAAAATTGTTTTTTTTGATGAACCATCAGCAGGTCTTGATCCTATTAGTGCAGGAATGCTTGATGAGTTAATTGTAGAACTTACAAGTAACCTCACTATGACTGTCATTATTGTTACACATGATTTAGATACTATTTTATCTATTGGTACTAATAGCATTTTCTTAGACACTGCAACACACACTATACTTGCTCAAGGAGATCCTAAACAACTCAAAGAAAATACTCATCAGCCAGAAGTCATCC